A genomic segment from Leptolyngbya boryana PCC 6306 encodes:
- a CDS encoding TM2 domain-containing protein, with protein sequence MSFDKDFKHMTSGSSSDANKKVAAGICGILLGGLGVHKFVLGYTTEGIIMLIACLPTCGLTGIVGLVEGIIYLTKSDEDFVATYVQNKKGWF encoded by the coding sequence ATGAGTTTCGATAAGGACTTTAAACATATGACGAGTGGGTCTTCGAGCGACGCGAACAAGAAAGTTGCAGCAGGAATTTGCGGCATCTTATTAGGTGGACTTGGTGTTCACAAGTTTGTTTTGGGATATACAACTGAAGGCATTATTATGCTCATTGCCTGCCTTCCGACCTGCGGTTTGACAGGGATTGTTGGATTGGTTGAAGGGATCATCTATTTGACTAAATCCGACGAGGACTTTGTTGCAACCTACGTTCAGAACAAAAAAGGCTGGTTTTAG
- a CDS encoding permease, protein MAQINSAFTLFMSLMVEAMPFLLLGVLFSGLLQFFIDERKLVAILPKNAFLGAFVGSCIGFLFPVCECGNVPVARRLLLQGAPTSVAIGFLLAAPTINPIVFWATWTAFRDQPEVVFFRILFSLIIATVIGWVFSVQKDVRPLLQSGVAAYMNRKLEASSSASPLLQSGTYFLGQSNKPLITDPLEYQAMLSNKTEKPANYRFHLLLDNTIQEMRELGGVLVLGSAIAAILQVFVPRDFILGLGQDNVTSILAMLLLAAVVSICSTVDSFFALSFASTFTTGSLVAFLVFGPMIDLKGVGLMLSVFKPRAILYIFGLAGLLTFLFCLFVNLYIS, encoded by the coding sequence ATGGCTCAAATCAACAGTGCATTCACGCTCTTTATGAGTTTGATGGTCGAGGCAATGCCCTTTTTGCTACTTGGGGTGCTGTTCTCTGGCTTGCTGCAATTTTTTATCGATGAGCGAAAGCTTGTGGCGATTTTACCCAAAAACGCTTTTCTGGGTGCATTTGTCGGTAGCTGTATTGGATTTCTCTTTCCGGTCTGTGAATGCGGTAATGTGCCTGTGGCTCGACGGCTTTTGTTACAAGGTGCGCCGACTTCGGTCGCGATCGGGTTTCTCTTAGCCGCGCCGACGATTAATCCGATCGTATTTTGGGCAACTTGGACCGCTTTTCGTGATCAGCCCGAAGTCGTTTTCTTTCGTATCCTATTTTCGCTGATTATTGCGACCGTAATCGGCTGGGTTTTTAGTGTGCAAAAAGATGTCCGCCCTTTGCTGCAGTCGGGTGTTGCCGCTTACATGAATCGCAAGTTAGAAGCCTCGTCTTCAGCGTCGCCATTATTACAATCTGGCACTTATTTCCTAGGACAGTCGAATAAACCTCTGATCACTGACCCGCTCGAATATCAAGCGATGCTCAGTAACAAAACCGAGAAACCTGCAAATTATCGGTTTCACCTGTTGCTCGATAACACGATTCAAGAGATGCGCGAGTTGGGTGGAGTCTTGGTTTTAGGTAGTGCGATCGCGGCAATTCTCCAAGTCTTCGTCCCGCGTGACTTTATTCTGGGATTGGGTCAAGATAATGTGACTTCTATTCTCGCAATGTTGCTGCTGGCAGCAGTGGTTTCGATTTGCTCGACTGTGGACTCGTTTTTTGCGTTGTCATTTGCTTCGACTTTTACCACAGGTTCACTGGTCGCTTTTCTGGTATTTGGTCCGATGATCGATCTCAAAGGTGTGGGATTGATGCTATCGGTATTTAAGCCGAGGGCAATTCTGTATATCTTTGGATTGGCGGGTCTGTTGAC
- a CDS encoding CPBP family intramembrane glutamic endopeptidase, which produces MTAKRILLWGLTFVAIAAITFDLIGSWSQPQFQSRLELAQNDLLLEAAEYRGNQTTPVLTDRTPQKTALKAYQDTRSSVEKAIVSAQSQIEEDSATDPIKVELAKQQTLRDELDIRIGILQTQQNQVEAALKSWATLKTTGSQTKKSSELRSTATTLTALWQNSLPPQAESILKQNLNGWFRNRALEKLYTLEQRETALNELRSLEQVESQSALTKWVTANAIPTIAMVLGFGLLLFLAGQWLLQRKQSLLVGTNLIKWTVPWDYEITWQVLVVGFFAVGQILIGQILLPTGLAVAKSAFQIDPTMFTVRDRAVLALITYVCLAAGGLGVLYASIKRFLSLEDNWFRFSLKGKWLLWGVGGYVAAYPLLVGVSWVNEKIWQGRGGSNPLLSIALEGQDGIAITLFFITAAILAPLFEETFFRGFLLPSLTRYFTTWQAIVLSGLIFAIVHLSLSEVAPLTVLGIILGFVYTRTQNLMASVLLHALWNSGTLLTLFLLGSTST; this is translated from the coding sequence ATGACAGCGAAGCGGATTTTATTGTGGGGTTTAACGTTCGTTGCGATCGCAGCAATTACGTTCGATCTGATTGGAAGTTGGAGTCAGCCTCAGTTTCAAAGCCGCTTAGAGCTAGCCCAGAATGATTTACTTCTAGAGGCAGCGGAATATCGAGGCAACCAAACCACGCCCGTTTTAACGGATCGAACGCCGCAAAAAACAGCATTGAAAGCCTATCAAGACACACGATCGTCGGTTGAGAAAGCCATCGTGTCTGCTCAGTCTCAAATTGAGGAAGATTCTGCAACCGATCCGATCAAGGTAGAGCTTGCAAAACAGCAAACCCTTAGAGATGAATTAGATATTAGAATTGGTATTCTTCAAACGCAGCAAAACCAAGTAGAAGCCGCACTGAAAAGTTGGGCAACGCTGAAGACAACGGGATCACAAACCAAGAAAAGCAGCGAATTACGATCGACGGCGACTACCCTCACCGCCCTTTGGCAAAATTCGTTACCACCGCAAGCAGAATCTATTCTGAAACAAAATCTCAACGGCTGGTTTCGCAACCGCGCCCTAGAAAAGCTCTACACCTTAGAGCAACGAGAAACTGCTTTGAATGAATTGCGATCGCTCGAACAAGTCGAGTCTCAGTCAGCCCTCACGAAATGGGTCACTGCGAATGCGATTCCAACCATTGCTATGGTTCTTGGATTTGGCTTGCTGCTCTTTCTAGCAGGTCAATGGCTGCTTCAGCGCAAACAGTCGCTTTTAGTCGGCACAAATCTGATCAAATGGACGGTGCCTTGGGATTATGAAATCACTTGGCAGGTTTTAGTCGTTGGATTTTTTGCTGTTGGTCAAATTTTGATTGGGCAGATTCTTCTGCCGACAGGACTTGCAGTGGCGAAATCGGCGTTTCAGATTGATCCGACGATGTTTACAGTTCGCGATCGCGCAGTTCTCGCGCTGATTACTTATGTTTGTCTAGCTGCGGGCGGTTTAGGCGTGCTCTATGCCTCGATTAAACGGTTCTTATCGTTAGAAGACAATTGGTTTCGCTTCAGCTTGAAGGGCAAATGGCTGCTGTGGGGAGTTGGAGGCTATGTTGCGGCGTATCCGTTACTGGTGGGAGTTTCTTGGGTCAATGAAAAGATTTGGCAAGGGCGCGGAGGAAGTAATCCTTTATTGTCGATCGCACTCGAAGGTCAAGACGGAATCGCAATTACGCTGTTTTTCATTACCGCAGCGATTTTAGCTCCTTTGTTTGAGGAGACATTTTTCCGAGGATTTTTACTGCCTTCATTGACGCGATATTTCACAACTTGGCAAGCGATCGTGTTGAGTGGGTTAATTTTCGCGATCGTGCATCTCAGTTTGTCCGAAGTTGCACCGTTGACCGTGTTAGGAATTATTCTGGGATTCGTTTATACCCGTACTCAAAATTTGATGGCATCAGTGCTACTCCATGCACTCTGGAATAGTGGAACCCTGTTAACTTTGTTCTTATTAGGCAGTACATCTACTTAG